In one Clostridia bacterium genomic region, the following are encoded:
- a CDS encoding ATP-binding cassette domain-containing protein, with amino-acid sequence MAFRQTMIARNQLDRRTMLAPGAAEPSPANTLYACIDKRFDSGFSVGAEFILRPGITVLFGASGSGKTTILDSLAGLCTPDAGRITVNDRVLFDRETRTRAHVDVRPEHRLVGYLFQSLALFPHLTAAENIAYGLAGLPRDERQHRTSGILQSFRIGHCASRRPAQISGGERQRVALARALVTDPRYLLLDEPLSGLDAPTKNSIIDDLRRWNRDHRIPILYVTHDRQEVYSLAERVIVLDQGRVLSEGVAHEVLEAPVHETIAQLVGFENVFDCIVQGLNDEQGSMTCRLLPHLGDAASALATVFAPEGTSAPVLLEVPLVRSEAGQRLRVGVRAGDILLATRKPESISARNLLAGDVRTLTRRDFVITATIACAADPAVVFDVHLTPAAVNSLHLEPGTPVWLVIKTHSCHLLRK; translated from the coding sequence ATGGCCTTTCGCCAGACGATGATCGCGCGCAACCAACTTGACCGTCGAACCATGCTCGCCCCAGGCGCTGCGGAGCCGTCACCGGCGAACACGCTCTACGCCTGCATCGACAAACGGTTCGACAGCGGATTCTCAGTCGGTGCCGAGTTCATCCTGCGCCCCGGCATCACGGTTCTGTTTGGTGCGTCCGGCTCTGGTAAGACGACAATTCTCGACAGCCTCGCCGGACTCTGCACTCCCGACGCGGGGCGCATCACCGTCAACGATCGCGTGCTGTTTGATCGCGAAACCCGTACCCGCGCGCACGTCGACGTGCGTCCAGAGCATCGCCTTGTCGGTTACCTGTTCCAGTCCCTAGCGTTGTTTCCGCATTTGACTGCCGCCGAGAACATCGCGTACGGACTCGCCGGCCTCCCGCGAGACGAGCGTCAACACCGAACCAGCGGAATCCTGCAATCCTTCAGGATAGGGCATTGCGCCTCGCGTCGTCCGGCGCAGATTTCCGGCGGCGAGCGCCAGCGCGTCGCACTCGCGCGAGCGCTGGTAACGGACCCTCGCTACTTGCTGTTGGACGAACCGCTTAGCGGGCTCGATGCCCCGACCAAGAACTCCATCATCGACGACCTGCGCCGATGGAACCGCGACCACCGCATTCCAATCCTGTATGTAACGCACGATCGGCAGGAGGTCTATTCCCTCGCCGAGCGCGTGATCGTGCTCGACCAGGGCCGCGTTCTCTCCGAGGGAGTTGCGCACGAAGTTCTCGAAGCGCCGGTTCACGAAACTATCGCGCAACTCGTCGGCTTCGAAAACGTCTTCGATTGCATCGTGCAGGGGCTCAACGACGAACAGGGAAGCATGACGTGCAGGCTGCTGCCGCACCTCGGCGATGCGGCATCGGCGCTGGCAACGGTCTTTGCACCCGAGGGCACCTCTGCTCCTGTGCTTCTGGAGGTCCCACTCGTGCGCTCAGAAGCCGGCCAACGCCTTCGCGTCGGCGTACGCGCCGGAGACATCCTGCTCGCTACTCGCAAGCCTGAATCCATCAGCGCTCGCAACCTCCTGGCTGGAGATGTCCGTACTCTGACTCGCCGAGACTTCGTCATAACGGCCACCATCGCCTGCGCCGCCGATCCCGCCGTCGTCTTCGACGTGCATCTCACGCCCGCTGCCGTCAACTCACTTCACCTCGAGCCGGGTACTCCCGTGTGGCTTGTAATAAAAACGCATTCCTGCCACCTGCTACGCAAGTGA
- the modB gene encoding molybdate ABC transporter permease subunit: protein MDFQPLWLTLRLATIVSAVLLALGVPIAYWIAFTRRRWKFLIEAVVALPIVLPPTVLGFYLLVALGPNSPLGRLYQDWTGHTLVFTFRGLVIGSICYSLPFAVQPIAASFAGVDRKLLAASATLGASRLRTFWRIVLPLSLPGLLTGFALSFAHTLGEFGVVLMIGGNIPGATQTVSIAIYDRVQALDYVGANQMALLLLAISFVLLCFVYGFNRRAWAAWPFARR, encoded by the coding sequence ATGGACTTCCAGCCATTGTGGCTCACGTTGCGACTGGCGACCATTGTCTCTGCGGTGCTGCTTGCGCTCGGAGTGCCCATCGCATATTGGATCGCGTTCACCCGGCGACGGTGGAAGTTTCTGATCGAAGCCGTTGTCGCGTTGCCAATCGTGCTTCCGCCAACTGTGCTCGGGTTCTACCTCCTGGTTGCACTCGGCCCGAACAGCCCCTTAGGTCGCCTTTATCAAGACTGGACAGGTCACACCCTGGTTTTCACTTTCCGGGGACTCGTCATAGGTTCCATCTGCTACAGCTTGCCATTCGCGGTTCAACCGATTGCGGCTTCATTTGCCGGTGTCGATCGCAAGCTGCTCGCCGCCTCGGCTACGCTCGGAGCGTCGCGCCTGCGTACCTTCTGGCGCATTGTGCTTCCGTTGTCGCTGCCGGGACTGCTCACAGGCTTTGCACTCAGCTTTGCGCATACTCTTGGCGAGTTCGGCGTCGTGCTCATGATTGGCGGTAACATACCTGGAGCCACGCAGACCGTTTCCATCGCCATTTACGATCGAGTGCAGGCGCTCGACTACGTGGGCGCAAATCAGATGGCGCTGCTGCTGCTCGCTATCTCATTCGTGCTTCTTTGCTTTGTGTACGGATTCAACCGGCGTGCCTGGGCGGCATGGCCTTTCGCCAGACGATGA
- a CDS encoding transporter, which translates to MRSVARFLFAAFALSLAVGQLAGQQSEPADPAPIQDNSFLIEEAYNQEPGVIQHISFFTRSFDTKEWVYNFTEEWPVTGQKHQFSFTLSATRTGFAGAGAGIGDTAINYRYQLLGSGDTRVAISPRVSALLPSGDVRLGRGYGGAGVQVNLPVSIALNRKLVTHLNAGATWVPRARNELRETASVNGYNLGQSFIWLARQNFNVMLETVWTGSESVVASDKTQRAHDLLISPGVRWAHNFRSGLQIVPGLAVPIGAGPSAGDTGIILYLSFEHPLAIFGGRK; encoded by the coding sequence ATGAGATCCGTCGCCCGATTCCTTTTCGCCGCGTTCGCGCTATCCCTGGCAGTAGGGCAATTAGCCGGCCAGCAATCCGAACCGGCCGACCCCGCTCCCATTCAGGACAACAGCTTCCTGATTGAGGAGGCTTACAACCAGGAGCCCGGTGTCATACAGCACATCAGCTTCTTTACCCGCAGCTTTGATACCAAGGAGTGGGTCTACAATTTCACGGAAGAGTGGCCCGTTACCGGGCAGAAGCACCAGTTCAGTTTTACTCTTTCCGCCACACGCACTGGCTTTGCCGGTGCGGGCGCCGGAATCGGCGACACGGCCATTAACTATCGCTATCAACTCCTAGGGAGCGGAGACACGCGCGTCGCCATTTCTCCGCGTGTCAGCGCACTGCTGCCGAGTGGCGACGTGCGCCTTGGCCGCGGCTACGGCGGAGCCGGAGTGCAGGTCAACCTTCCGGTCAGCATTGCGTTGAACCGCAAGCTTGTGACGCACCTCAATGCTGGCGCAACCTGGGTGCCGCGTGCGCGCAACGAACTGCGCGAGACTGCCTCTGTCAACGGCTACAACCTTGGCCAGTCGTTCATCTGGCTGGCACGCCAGAACTTCAATGTCATGCTCGAGACTGTGTGGACAGGGAGCGAGTCTGTGGTTGCAAGCGACAAGACGCAGCGCGCACACGACCTGCTCATCAGTCCCGGCGTGCGTTGGGCACATAACTTCAGAAGTGGCCTTCAGATCGTTCCGGGCCTCGCCGTTCCCATCGGTGCCGGCCCAAGCGCGGGCGATACCGGAATCATTTTGTACCTGAGCTTCGAGCATCCACTAGCAATTTTCGGCGGACGCAAGTAG
- a CDS encoding UDP-N-acetylmuramate dehydrogenase encodes MEIQEQVALGPLTTLGVGGPARYFAAARTESDIHSALEFAREEGPPLFVLGGGSNLVVGDEGWPGLVLKIEIAGINVRTEDGRTLFEAGAGEDWDTLVALAVAENCAGIECLSGIPGTVGGTPVQNVGAYGQDVSETIIRVRAIEARDGSVHEFTNSECGFAYRTSRFNTVDRGRFIITRVTFSLAENGRPKVEYADLKKHFAGQERPTLAETREAVRAIRYQKAMLVVEGDDDARSAGSFFKNPVIDVSHYERIAAEAKRRGLTVPKYSAGDMHVKVPAAWLVEQSGIQKGFTLGRVGISRRHTLAIVNRGGANAADVLALKELVQQRVREKFGIELQPEPVFVGVQPERQPLTLATSD; translated from the coding sequence ATGGAGATTCAAGAGCAGGTCGCACTCGGACCACTGACGACGCTCGGCGTTGGCGGACCAGCCCGCTACTTTGCCGCTGCCCGCACAGAAAGCGACATTCACTCGGCTCTGGAGTTCGCGCGCGAAGAAGGCCCGCCCCTGTTCGTGCTCGGAGGCGGCAGCAACCTGGTGGTCGGCGATGAAGGCTGGCCCGGGCTCGTACTCAAGATTGAGATCGCCGGTATCAATGTCCGAACGGAAGACGGTCGAACACTGTTTGAGGCCGGAGCCGGCGAAGACTGGGACACTCTCGTCGCCCTCGCCGTCGCTGAGAATTGCGCAGGAATTGAATGTCTGAGCGGAATCCCTGGAACGGTTGGCGGCACTCCGGTGCAGAACGTCGGTGCCTATGGGCAGGACGTTTCCGAGACGATCATCCGAGTACGCGCCATTGAAGCGCGCGATGGCAGCGTACACGAGTTCACCAACTCGGAGTGTGGCTTCGCTTATCGCACGAGCCGATTCAATACCGTCGACCGGGGACGCTTCATTATCACGCGGGTGACATTCTCGCTCGCCGAGAACGGCCGCCCGAAGGTCGAGTATGCCGATCTCAAGAAACATTTTGCGGGACAAGAGCGACCAACGCTTGCTGAAACACGCGAAGCGGTCCGCGCCATCCGGTATCAGAAGGCGATGCTGGTCGTCGAAGGCGACGATGACGCGCGCAGCGCTGGCTCATTCTTCAAAAATCCTGTTATTGACGTGTCGCACTACGAGCGAATCGCGGCAGAAGCGAAGCGCCGCGGATTGACCGTTCCGAAGTATTCTGCGGGCGATATGCATGTGAAAGTTCCAGCCGCATGGCTGGTCGAGCAGTCAGGAATACAAAAAGGATTTACTCTCGGACGCGTCGGCATCTCGCGCAGGCACACGTTGGCGATCGTGAACCGTGGCGGAGCGAATGCCGCCGACGTGCTCGCCCTCAAGGAACTGGTGCAGCAGAGGGTGCGCGAGAAATTCGGCATCGAACTGCAACCGGAGCCAGTTTTCGTGGGAGTGCAACCAGAACGGCAGCCCCTGACCTTGGCCACGAGTGACTGA
- a CDS encoding DEAD/DEAH box helicase produces the protein MIKFTELPISSYLQGRLAAAQFVTATPVQAASIPEALNGKDVLATAATGTGKTLAYLLPMMEQALNQGSKGIAGLVLVPTRELAMQVVDAYNALRGPKLPPAVVVVGGLNERPQLKSLRTARLVVATPGRLEDFIGRRLINLAMLRILILDEADRMLDMGFVQAIRRIVAVLPKERQTMCFSATLEASVVNLINGCMRNPVRVALGSTLKPAENVRVQAFEVHADKKKEALHQILAAESGRCLVFARTKRGTERLAKGLINDGFAAAMIHGDRSQMQRTAALAGFQQGRYQVLVATDVASRGIHVQDIAHVINYDLPQVAEDFVHRVGRTARAGGSGLASTLYSREDAQELRRLERTLGMRMERKVLVGGRIETERASSRDNSEYSRGPRPAPSRNARPASGSRSASSSRSRGIRLPGEVLQRHPA, from the coding sequence ATGATTAAGTTTACAGAGCTGCCCATCTCGTCCTATTTACAGGGACGGTTAGCGGCCGCTCAATTTGTTACCGCGACTCCGGTTCAAGCCGCCTCCATTCCCGAAGCTCTCAACGGCAAAGATGTTCTGGCTACCGCCGCAACAGGTACAGGCAAAACACTTGCCTACCTGCTGCCCATGATGGAGCAGGCGCTGAACCAAGGCAGCAAGGGAATCGCAGGGCTGGTGCTTGTCCCCACGCGCGAATTGGCTATGCAGGTTGTAGACGCGTATAACGCTTTGCGCGGACCCAAGCTGCCGCCCGCGGTAGTCGTTGTTGGCGGCCTGAATGAACGGCCGCAGCTTAAAAGCCTCCGCACCGCAAGGCTGGTCGTTGCCACTCCCGGACGATTGGAAGACTTTATCGGCCGCCGCCTGATCAATCTCGCCATGCTTCGCATCCTCATCCTCGATGAAGCGGATCGCATGCTCGACATGGGATTCGTGCAGGCGATTCGCCGCATTGTTGCTGTCCTGCCAAAAGAGCGCCAGACGATGTGCTTCTCCGCGACGCTTGAGGCGTCCGTGGTGAACCTGATCAACGGTTGCATGCGCAATCCTGTTCGCGTCGCGCTGGGTTCTACGTTGAAGCCGGCGGAAAATGTTCGCGTGCAGGCCTTCGAAGTGCACGCCGATAAGAAGAAAGAAGCTTTGCACCAGATCCTCGCTGCCGAATCCGGCCGCTGTCTTGTCTTCGCGCGCACCAAGCGCGGGACGGAGCGACTCGCGAAAGGCCTGATCAACGACGGCTTCGCGGCCGCAATGATCCACGGAGACCGCTCGCAGATGCAACGGACTGCGGCGCTCGCCGGCTTCCAGCAAGGACGCTATCAGGTACTGGTCGCCACCGACGTTGCTTCCCGCGGCATTCACGTGCAGGACATCGCACACGTCATCAACTATGACCTTCCGCAAGTTGCGGAAGACTTCGTGCATCGGGTCGGCAGAACGGCGCGCGCCGGCGGCTCCGGTTTGGCATCCACGTTGTACTCCAGAGAAGATGCGCAGGAATTGCGCCGGTTGGAACGCACGTTGGGAATGCGCATGGAACGCAAGGTTCTCGTTGGCGGTCGCATCGAAACAGAGCGAGCGAGTTCGCGTGACAACAGTGAATACAGCAGGGGCCCTCGTCCAGCGCCTTCGCGGAACGCGAGGCCCGCAAGCGGTTCCAGGTCTGCATCCAGTTCGCGATCGAGAGGAATTCGCTTACCCGGCGAAGTGCTTCAGAGACATCCCGCGTAA
- the modA gene encoding molybdate ABC transporter substrate-binding protein: MLAAALLCHSPAAVADQLTVAAASDLTYALKDLSAVFQAKTGHTVKPSLGSSGSLFAQISNGAPYDVFLSADADFPSRLISSGLADAPTKITYARGVLVLWIPSKRSPLDARLLLSPSIRKIAVANPQHAPYGRAAVAALRKLGIYDQVAPKLVYGENVSQAAQFVDSGSAQAGLIAASLLFSSRKADGHWSPLPANSYPQFDQVGVVLKNAPHQQVARAFLQFLSTEEARAIFARHGFIRRASELLSH, translated from the coding sequence GTGCTCGCAGCCGCTCTGTTGTGCCACAGCCCCGCCGCAGTTGCCGATCAACTCACTGTGGCCGCGGCCAGCGACCTTACTTACGCGCTAAAGGATCTCTCGGCCGTTTTCCAGGCGAAAACCGGACATACCGTTAAGCCTTCACTTGGGTCTTCCGGCAGTCTTTTTGCACAGATATCGAATGGCGCTCCCTACGACGTGTTCCTGTCAGCCGACGCCGATTTCCCGAGCCGGCTTATCTCTAGCGGGCTGGCCGACGCTCCAACAAAGATTACTTATGCTCGCGGCGTCCTCGTACTCTGGATTCCTTCCAAGCGGAGCCCGCTGGACGCTCGACTGCTGCTCTCTCCCAGCATACGTAAAATCGCGGTTGCCAACCCGCAGCACGCGCCTTATGGGCGTGCAGCCGTCGCGGCTCTCCGGAAGCTCGGCATTTATGACCAAGTCGCGCCCAAGCTCGTGTACGGAGAAAACGTGTCGCAAGCGGCACAATTCGTGGATTCCGGCAGCGCTCAGGCTGGTCTTATTGCGGCGTCGTTGCTTTTCAGTTCTCGAAAGGCCGACGGACACTGGTCGCCACTTCCGGCCAACTCCTACCCGCAGTTTGATCAAGTCGGTGTCGTTCTCAAGAACGCACCGCACCAGCAAGTCGCTCGCGCCTTTCTTCAGTTCCTGAGCACAGAGGAAGCTCGCGCCATTTTCGCCCGCCACGGGTTTATTCGCCGAGCTTCTGAGCTGCTCAGCCACTAG
- a CDS encoding DUF763 domain-containing protein, whose translation MKRSGIADLPLHGGRVPAWLAERMTTLGTAIVESVVHHYGTSALLSRLSDPLWFQALGSVMGMDWHSSGITTSVLGALKRGVNPRSQELGIYICGGRGNQSRKTPEELRDVAERTSLDADALVRTSRLTAKIDNNAIADGFQLYLHSFILTNSGEWTIVQQGMDDGSGLARRYHWHSASVRDFTSEPHSGIVGEHQGTIMNLVDSHAKPAQQAMLAVVREHPEATLRGIRTLVMPRHHDVRAENIDVKRLGAVLAVAYEREFRDFASLVLLENLGPRTLQSLALIAEVVHGAPSRFSDPARFSFALGGKDRHPFPVPLKTYDKSLSVLRSALDGAKLGDTDKIDGFSRLDRFVRAIERSGAPEADFAATVAHERRISPSLDGRSVFDKPAGKHPANKTISTAAKRESKAGAKQLPLFRPGAE comes from the coding sequence ATGAAACGCTCCGGAATTGCGGACCTGCCATTGCATGGCGGTCGTGTGCCTGCATGGCTGGCCGAGCGCATGACTACGCTCGGGACTGCGATCGTGGAGAGCGTCGTCCACCACTACGGGACTTCCGCGCTGCTCTCACGGCTCAGCGATCCGCTCTGGTTCCAGGCGCTTGGCTCCGTGATGGGGATGGACTGGCACTCGTCGGGAATCACGACGTCAGTTTTGGGCGCGCTCAAGCGCGGAGTCAATCCTCGTTCACAGGAACTGGGAATCTACATTTGTGGCGGACGCGGCAATCAGTCGCGTAAAACTCCCGAGGAGCTGCGCGACGTTGCCGAGCGAACAAGTCTGGACGCTGACGCGCTTGTCAGAACCAGCCGGCTCACTGCGAAGATCGACAACAACGCGATCGCCGACGGCTTCCAGCTCTATCTTCATAGCTTCATTCTCACAAATTCGGGTGAGTGGACGATCGTTCAGCAAGGGATGGACGATGGCAGCGGGTTGGCACGTCGCTACCATTGGCACTCGGCGTCAGTACGGGATTTCACGTCCGAGCCACACTCCGGCATCGTCGGAGAACATCAGGGTACGATCATGAACCTGGTGGACAGCCACGCGAAACCGGCTCAGCAAGCGATGCTGGCAGTTGTGCGTGAGCATCCGGAAGCTACGCTTCGCGGCATTCGCACGCTCGTCATGCCCAGGCATCACGATGTTCGCGCCGAGAACATCGACGTGAAGCGTCTCGGCGCCGTTCTGGCTGTTGCTTATGAACGTGAGTTTCGCGACTTCGCGTCCTTAGTGCTGCTGGAGAACCTTGGCCCGCGAACGCTACAGTCGCTCGCGCTGATTGCTGAGGTCGTACACGGAGCACCGAGCCGTTTCTCTGACCCTGCGCGATTTTCATTCGCGCTCGGCGGCAAGGACCGCCATCCCTTCCCCGTGCCGCTGAAGACCTACGACAAATCGCTTTCCGTGCTCCGCAGTGCGCTCGACGGCGCAAAGTTGGGTGACACGGACAAGATAGATGGCTTCAGCCGTCTTGATCGTTTTGTGCGCGCAATTGAGCGGAGCGGCGCGCCAGAGGCAGACTTTGCTGCCACAGTGGCGCATGAGCGCCGCATCTCGCCATCACTCGATGGACGTAGCGTCTTCGACAAGCCTGCCGGGAAACATCCCGCGAACAAGACAATCTCGACTGCGGCGAAGCGCGAGTCGAAGGCCGGCGCGAAGCAGTTGCCGCTATTTAGGCCTGGGGCCGAATAG
- a CDS encoding SpoIIE family protein phosphatase, with protein sequence MMASGTPLPKVTPEQESRYLLVVRGSGQQRIELKGATLTIGRRAGRDIVFPDAHVSREHARIEFGGGGYYVVDQQSTHGTFVNGERVERRLLKPGDRIEFGAPGECCVLFHCEQPAEEKSRARQFLTQVAARPTAGASELETLRMFLEAAHALNTSGVLTDVLVTLIDSALRLTRAERGFVFLCDRRGELELAQGRDNRGLVLTEAKGISRSVLREATSTASEFLVTGTEDEAKLAGRQSIVAHDLRTIVCIPLRRSQFRKGENQHLETHGSINGVLYLDSHLIAGKLSSVSHDLLRMLATEAASLVENAQLVKAEQDALAYERELAIASTIQQRLMVVNLPHVPFASIEARNISCKEVGGDFFDVIRLADSLALVLADVSGKGMSAALLASIIQGMVYPQLVQGIPLVKIAEIANRFIYEKVFGQKYATLVLAKLDPFGTLEYINCGHIRPVLVSGDTVTRPSNSNLPVGLVLPATFEGEVVKLHKGDELLVISDGIIEAEDAAGEFFGDERLEQAVAQGCSLEAVFGAVDRFRGCTPLNDDCSVLKLVYRG encoded by the coding sequence ATGATGGCGTCTGGAACGCCGCTTCCGAAGGTCACACCAGAGCAGGAGTCGCGGTACCTTCTCGTTGTTCGCGGATCGGGCCAGCAAAGAATCGAACTGAAAGGCGCCACGCTGACCATAGGCCGCCGCGCCGGGCGAGACATCGTTTTTCCTGACGCGCATGTCTCGCGTGAGCACGCCAGGATTGAGTTCGGAGGCGGCGGATACTACGTTGTCGATCAGCAGAGTACGCATGGCACGTTCGTCAACGGTGAGCGCGTTGAGCGCAGGTTGCTCAAGCCCGGCGACCGCATAGAGTTCGGTGCTCCCGGCGAGTGCTGTGTGCTTTTCCACTGTGAGCAGCCGGCCGAAGAAAAGAGCAGGGCACGACAGTTCCTTACCCAGGTTGCCGCGAGGCCGACCGCGGGCGCCAGCGAACTTGAGACGCTGCGCATGTTTCTTGAGGCGGCGCATGCGCTGAATACCTCGGGCGTGCTGACGGACGTGCTCGTGACCTTGATAGACAGTGCTCTGCGCCTTACCCGCGCCGAACGCGGCTTCGTGTTTCTATGCGACCGGCGCGGCGAACTGGAACTGGCGCAAGGGCGCGACAATCGCGGACTGGTGTTAACAGAAGCGAAGGGCATTTCGCGCTCGGTGTTACGGGAAGCGACAAGCACAGCATCGGAGTTCCTCGTAACCGGCACGGAAGATGAAGCAAAGCTCGCTGGAAGGCAGAGCATTGTGGCGCACGATCTCCGCACCATAGTCTGCATCCCGCTGCGCAGATCGCAATTTCGCAAAGGTGAAAACCAGCATCTCGAAACTCATGGAAGCATAAATGGCGTGCTCTACCTGGACAGCCATTTGATCGCAGGCAAGCTGTCGTCCGTCAGCCACGACCTGTTACGGATGCTGGCGACGGAGGCCGCCTCGCTGGTGGAGAACGCGCAACTGGTGAAGGCCGAGCAGGACGCGCTGGCATACGAACGGGAGTTGGCGATTGCGTCCACAATCCAACAGCGGCTCATGGTCGTGAACCTGCCGCACGTTCCGTTCGCATCCATCGAAGCACGCAATATCTCCTGCAAGGAGGTCGGAGGAGATTTCTTCGACGTTATCCGGCTCGCCGATTCGCTGGCGCTGGTGCTCGCCGACGTCTCAGGAAAAGGCATGTCGGCCGCGCTGCTGGCGTCCATCATTCAGGGCATGGTGTATCCACAACTTGTGCAGGGAATTCCGCTCGTCAAGATCGCCGAGATCGCAAACCGGTTCATCTACGAAAAGGTCTTCGGGCAGAAATACGCCACCCTGGTACTTGCGAAACTCGATCCCTTCGGTACGCTGGAGTACATCAATTGCGGACACATCAGGCCCGTGCTGGTCTCCGGCGATACCGTCACCCGGCCGTCGAATTCGAATCTACCAGTAGGTCTGGTACTGCCGGCAACATTCGAGGGCGAAGTAGTGAAGCTGCACAAAGGCGATGAACTTCTTGTCATCAGCGATGGCATCATCGAGGCCGAAGACGCCGCCGGGGAATTCTTCGGAGACGAGCGCCTGGAGCAGGCGGTAGCTCAGGGATGTTCGCTGGAAGCCGTCTTTGGCGCCGTAGATCGGTTTCGAGGATGTACGCCGCTTAACGATGATTGCTCAGTGCTAAAGCTGGTCTATAGAGGTTGA
- a CDS encoding SDR family oxidoreductase yields MTNASSARTVLITGASTGIGYELARLFAADKRQDWELVLLARRAPRMKDVADRLASEFGVRTHALSIDLSEAHGPHEAWNQVRQLGLKLDCLVNNAGFGTSGPFASLEMKEQLALIQLNVTSLVHLTKLFLQQIVARKGRVLNVASTAAFQPGPNMAVYYASKAFVLSFSEAIAEEMRGAGVRVSTLCPGPTLTEFQRRAQMSESALFKGPFTMDAPTVARAGFEGLMRGKRLIIPGWQNKLMIQSERLAPRNLVMKISAAVTKKL; encoded by the coding sequence ATGACGAACGCATCTTCCGCACGCACGGTCCTGATCACCGGAGCCTCCACCGGAATCGGGTATGAACTGGCTCGGCTATTCGCTGCCGACAAGCGGCAGGATTGGGAACTCGTACTCCTTGCGCGTCGCGCTCCCAGGATGAAGGACGTGGCGGATCGCCTCGCGAGCGAGTTTGGCGTTAGAACTCATGCGCTCTCAATTGACTTATCAGAGGCTCACGGGCCGCATGAGGCCTGGAACCAGGTGCGCCAACTCGGACTCAAACTCGATTGCCTGGTCAACAACGCAGGTTTCGGAACAAGTGGTCCATTCGCTTCGCTCGAGATGAAAGAGCAGCTCGCGCTCATTCAGTTGAACGTGACGTCGCTCGTGCACCTAACGAAGCTGTTCTTGCAGCAGATCGTCGCGCGCAAGGGACGCGTGCTGAACGTGGCCTCGACGGCTGCGTTTCAACCGGGGCCGAACATGGCGGTTTATTACGCAAGCAAGGCTTTCGTACTGTCTTTCTCCGAGGCGATTGCGGAAGAGATGCGTGGTGCTGGTGTGAGGGTCTCGACCCTATGTCCGGGCCCGACACTGACGGAGTTCCAGCGCCGTGCGCAGATGTCTGAATCGGCGTTGTTCAAGGGGCCGTTCACTATGGACGCGCCGACTGTAGCTCGCGCTGGCTTTGAGGGGCTGATGCGGGGTAAGCGGCTGATCATTCCAGGCTGGCAGAACAAGCTGATGATTCAATCCGAACGTTTAGCGCCCCGAAATTTGGTTATGAAGATCTCGGCGGCGGTGACGAAAAAGCTCTGA